From the Mustelus asterias chromosome 14, sMusAst1.hap1.1, whole genome shotgun sequence genome, one window contains:
- the LOC144504086 gene encoding insulin-like growth factor 2 mRNA-binding protein 2, translating into MNKLYIGNLSSTVTAADIQQLFGERKLSIGQILLKSGYAFVDCPNENAAIKVIETLSGKVELHGKVIEVDYSVSKKQR; encoded by the exons ATGAATAAGTTGTATATTGGCAATCTGAGCTCGACTGTAACAGCCGCCGACATCCAGCAACTCTTTGGGGAGAGGAAGCTTTCAATCGGGCAAATTCTCCTCAAATCCGGCTATGCCTTCGTGGATTGCCCCAACGAGAATGCGGCTATCAAAGTCATCGAGACATTGTCCG GCAAAGTGGAACTTCACGGCAAGGTGATCGAAGTCGACTACTCTGTCTCCAAAAAGCAGAGGTAA